atatttagtttatattttataacaacatattattatatatattattatgaatttcatattatattgtctccAACTGCCCTGCTCAGTGCTCGTATGGCTTGGCTACAACTTAACTATATACTCATATAGTTTGATAAGAAAACtaaacaaaatcatattgtcagtgttgggaattatctagataagattttttgaaataaattatcttttaaagtaTCTAGATAGTTATGTTACGATTTATCTAGTGTTTagcttatctagataaatattaaagtgcccctaaaatattataaaaccaatgttactataattctaatataatatgaattatttataaaattagaagaatatatttcttgttattattgccaacgacaatattacgataatacgagaaCCTGCATGCGGGCTTGCACTTTACAGTTTACATCGTTCTCTACTCCTGTAGCcataataagcatattaaaattaattaggtataggtttatttccccattcattttaaaaataaattaaaattaacttcgtaGAAGTGTATTTCAAAGGCTCAattcgttgttattataaatattatgtcgttatactgatataaatataatattacaaaaatactaaaaaacaataaaaataagtgtaaaaaaatgaaatttatctagataatattttgttaaaattatcttatcttatcttatctagataattgtttagttatttattgCCAACACTGGTAATGGTAGCCtttaaaataccatattataataaattataatttatcgttattatttaaatcatccGCTTTAGCGGTAAAGTAATACAAGACAAACCGAGACCAACGAATACGAACGAGTGGTTGAATCCTGCCACGACGTCAATAACAAATGAATGTACTTGCTCTGCAGTGTATAATATGCTGGTATCAAATACGAGGAAGGAAAACTTAAAAAACGAATTAGACCAGAAAAGAAAACTATggaataggtataaataaaccaTAGaggaaattataataacatatataatttcataGATTTACGTTTATGAAGACGCACGATGCTTTAACACTACTTAAAAACTAAACCTTAGTGATCGTCGTGTAATGATACAAGACAAGCCGGGACAAACGAATAAAGACGAGCCCAGATCGAAACCAGCTACGAAGTCAATAAAACAGGCTACAGCTTGTTcaaccataaataatattccTGAGCCTGTGGTGGATTCAATCACGAACGTGGAGAAATCAGCAATGGAACGAATAAGAAAACTTCGTCataggtataagtataaaatttacaacataacaatatatattatatcgtacaatcataataatagtaataacagtccaaaaaatacatttatgtttTCGTAATCACCACGATGTTTATGTACCACATACAATAGGTATTTTCCTGCGCATAGCTGTTACCTGCAGCTATAACCATCACATTTGAGATTCTGGGCGGAGGGATGAAcgtgtatttattttacgacGATGACATTATGTGTTTAacatttagattctgagtggagccatattttttttgtgtctgtacacCAAGGGGTTCCATCCTTTTTTACAGCGGGCCAGTGCTCAAATCTGTGATACGCTTCGGCATCACGGGCCAACACATTTTAGATAGAGAGGTAATACAattaaagatatataatataagacttaTTTtcggaaattaataatattaaatacaattaaaactaatgtacctaatattttcaaaacatcaaGCTTGGAGACCCATGTCCCGTGGTCTATTTTCCTGATAGGAAAGTTAGTTGCAGGCAGAttctagaaattaaaattacaaatttccaTTAGTTTTGTTATGTGCTGAGAAacacaaagaaaaaaatttatgaaaaatgggaatttttacacaaaatcagtTTACGACAACATcaattttccatattatatctcttatatttctattattttgattaaaataatttaaattactattaggaattaatactacaataagaggttaaattcatttttgtcgAAAAAATTTGCACTTGGAAATatatcattgtgtgtataaaatataataattaataatatacctactctaaaagtttcaagtacccacgaataatatttttaaattacaacaacaaaaaaaacaaaattgtttctcttggttttaatattaatttcgtcctaatttgaacataaaataactatttaaaaaaattgtgtttatatatttttaaattctatggTTACAGAATGAACTATACTTACGCGGtacattgttttacattttgtatcCTTAGCTATCcacattgaacattttataaatttttaactacaatagtATAAcctatattgtgtggcaagggcgggaagtgagctatttcagtcgcgtgCGACGTGTGCGGCTGTAGGCGAGggccgcatttcgcccaagaccgaaattgccttcccgctcgagccacacatactattttttgttcattgatCGCGCCATCACGGCTAAGGTAATTCAGGCTAGGATCTATGTAACAACCcgactattctacgaaaacaatatttcatgaaagaaacgatttggttttatttattttaagcgtcatgcataggaggttataataatatatgaatataagatgtaaccaaaagtttatgttttgttaggaccgtggtatagatttcagtataaataataatattattatattaaaataaaataagaataaaaaattgtaatcaatGCAAAGGTAATgcggggatctatgcaacagcctataattattatacgaaaacaatttcacgaaagaaaaatgtttacgcgtcatgcaaggaggttataatatgaatataaagacGAACCAAACGCTTATGTTTTATGAGGACCGTACTAccgtagtatagattttagtgtctgtttgttcagagaatacccgtgatatctgagctcagtactcttggggatttccattttaccgcccGGCATTTTTGGGGAATCCCACTTCAccacccgctggacggaaaaacatcgctttccaacgcttcaaccgtcatcgaaaactaatctttcggtgcaggcgtgacaaaatagtatattgtgcgtcaagggcgggaagtgaggtatttcagtcgcgggccgcatttcgcccaagactggaattgccttcccgcacgagccacacatactatttgttgtcacgcctctgcattcatcgatcacGACAgaggtaatgcagggatctatgcaacaactagaccATAATTCGacaacaacaatatttcatgaaagaaacgttttggttttatttattttaagcgtcacgcatgggggttataatatgaataatataagaaataaccaaaagtttatgttttgtaaggaccgtgatttagatttcagtgtctggttgtgcaggaGATAAGCACGTGATATGTGCGACCAGCACTTTTGAGTCTTGGAGATTTCCATTGTACCGCCCGGCACtattggggatttccactttaccgctcGGTACTATTaaggattcccactttaccgcccgctggacggaaaaaggacgctttccaacgcttcaaccactattgaaaaccaaactttcggtgcaggcgtaaCAAagaatagtttgaaaattttcaatttgacaaaatatgttgtaaaaatttgaaatacagaCGCTCTAAAGACATTATTGTGAATTTACGCTCtacttttttttggaatttccaCGAACAACAACTTACTTCTGTATtgcattttcaagttttttgacccaGCGAAAATTTGTTTATCGacattagttaaaaaaaaaaactaataataatcgaaaatttGTAATGCCTATAAATAACTCAACATGTCgagtcaaaattattttaaaatgttatggtgtatttaaaatactaataaaaacattcagtgataattgcatgtacctatctattttaatttttttttgaatgactTCAAAGATcaaaattttgtcgaaaaccaattttgcgtaaaaatttccttcgttttagattctgaggttaggttaggttaggttaagaaagtcaaattaaatttttatgagggtttgaaattcaaatttttacaacattggatattcactcgatttctcatgtagggatttccttattttgttgtaattcaaaaacgaacgaatttagatacttgaaaatttcactgaatgtttatattagcattttctatacaccatacattttgaaaatattttgaatctttttgagctgtttacggacattttcagttttcaattttttagtttttttttcaataaatatcaataaagttttatctgttgggccaaaaagtgtaaacttttaatacaaggctcctgatatattaatacaatttaataattattttgtagttaaaaatttataaaatgttcaacttttatagctaaagattgtaaattgaacacaaggctcttaggctccacgtaaataggttatatataaattaggtataaactGGGCTTTACTAATACATCTACGCTATATATAAAagcgttatttattattatgtttatagtttatacgtataatttattatgaaaacaatataattaaaatcaataattattacaaatttaatcgTTTCTTTCCATTTGTATTAAACTTTTCGTTACCTCCCCCCTCCTAGATTAGATTTTCCAAACGAGCCAAGAGAGAATCTCGAGCAAATGGCAATCAAAAACGCATCACCTTGTTCAATCAAAAAGTATGTATCTGTTCCAGATGTTTCTAAACCAAACTGGAGGATGGAATACTTAGAACGCGATACACTTCGGATTGTAAAAAATGATGTTATGTGTGTAAACAACGTAAATCAATTTCTTAAAACCTTATTTCGATAAACTACATTTAGGAAATTATGTTAGtacgataattattgtaatagaaTCAAGGTTATTCATCTAGTCCTGGTGACTGGTATGCTCCCATAGTCACCTAGTATCATCTCATATTTcccattaaacattttttagtaacatttttaggtaaattatataatataatgtagatagGTATAGCAATAGCCgtatatgtatatcgtatattatgtatccaTATTATACACCATTTAAGGAGCGTACAAGTGGTTAAGGCAAAGCCGTCTTAAAGTATTCTCTATCTAAGCAGAAACATAAGACAGTacttttttaagtgttttactAATGATTTATTTCAgcttaaaatctttaaaatctttaattttatataattgatccTTGCTTGCATTAATTAGAAGAAAGTgtgaatgaattattttttagaaaattgagCATAGGTTTAACCATATACAACCACACAatgtcataaaaaattatatttacatcttTAAATGATCAATTGTTctctaaagttaaaaattaattgttaaaaagtttttaaatggtAGCGCCGATGGCTTGCCGTCGCTGCTTTGAATTTAAACAATGCAAATCGAAAAAGGTGGGTaggtggatgtcgctctgctgtacagtaggttacaagtgggtcactgtaatggatggtgttaaatttgaattcaatgatattataatatcattgtataagaaaaacgattctgagcgaaaacggtcagtcagcctataatattacaaagtatatttgatgaaattattgtgaataaagtaatttatatataacctatttacgtggagtctAAGAGCCTATTGTGTTCAATttacaatctttagctataaaagttgaacatcttataaatttttaactacaaaataattattatactttaaatttgataaattttgtcaaaattcgaactttaaatgcttataaaaaaaaattgtgcctatgtatttttaatatttttcaactgctattggaaCGAtacatcaggagccttatattaaatgttcacgcttattacccaacaaataaaattttatttttatagaaaaaaaaaactaaaaaaattaaaaactgactacgtccgtaaacagctcaaaaagagtcaaaatatttaaaaaatattatggtgtatagaaaatgcctaTATAAActttcagtgaaaatttcatgtccctacggtcatttgttttagagttacaccaaaaaccaaaatcgattttctcaaaaacagattttgcgtaaaaattcccgtttttccttaattttttttttgtttttttacgtcgcttttgaaaactactgggaaatttttacttttgactccctcaaagtaccaactagattcactttcctatcagaaaagttactgttgaagaaaatccaagcacttttactgtcctaaaaaggtgatgacagacacaaaaataaaaataaataaataaaaaaaaaaacacacatcattgtaaaatcaatacattcatcgctccgctcagaatctaaaatggtaAAGGTAAGTATAAAAAGACATTGAAATTAGAaagtattgaaattttttttttaagaaaatttacaTTCTGTACAATAAGgcacaataagtaaatatgatacagaaatgacaaaatataaggtattgaaaaaaaataaaaaaaaatgaacagtagattatacataatatagtgatgAACATTTGATGAGAGCAGCCATCCATTACTTATTAGTGACACTTACGTTTGGTAGTGTCTAATTAAATAGCGCCGAAAAACTCAAATAAAATGTCCACTCCAAGTGACCGAATTTATgaagaggacgttacaccggCATTTGCTGTATCTGTCTttcaagtgcgtaacatagcaaattgtacgctcagcaaaacacgtttagctccattagtttaaaaatttgagtggattgacctcttatacaattttaatgtaagattattatctaggcaatctcatggcctttttattatattttaattttaaagcaagttatgagtattttaagatgtacaaacaatgtacaatttttaaatactcataactgGCTTTGCGGTCTCGTTTCGAATCCGGAAATATTTTAAAGTCGAATTGAGTATTATTCTGTAGTTTGGGTGTTTGACTTTGACCCATAGACTTATAAACTTAGTTTAACTTAGTTGATAGGTCTATGGTTTGACTATGGGTTTGACATAGTCCTTACTCCTTATACTATATAAGGTCTATGGGGTTTGACCAATTAAGGGCAAAGAGGTTCTACAGCACCCACTTGTTCTGTGCGATATCAAACCTAACATTCATGGTCCGTCGTCTTTTTTGGCGCCAATTGATAAGGGCATTTTGTGTGCGGATGCTGGTTATTATTCAGTATTTCacttttcacatttttatttctttctaTTCTTTATTAagccatataatatacttaatacgcttatattatactatatctacaagttacaacttacaaccgTGGTGAGGAGTGCGGTAGTGCGGTACTAGTGTACTACTGACTACTGACCGACAAGTTGCAAATATTTACTTGTTGGCTGTTGCCGACTAGAAACACGTGCATTTTAGATATTGTCGCCGTTGTATTCGATCGGTTCTGACTCGTACCTGCTGCACAATCATCGTCGATCATTTTCCGACAAAATGTCCAAAAAACCGATCAATCATTTGAACCTGGGTAAGTTGATATTTCGAATTATGAGTGACACTTAAACGGCACCCCAACCAGCAGATACGCTTTGTTTGCCAGACAGGGCGAAATAATATACCagctaaaaaatattgatctatCGATGAAACATAAACCTGATATTATGATCTGTACGACCGTACTAGTTGACATACAAATTAGTGAAATCCTATGACAAATGCCCATTGGTAGTGTTAGTCCAGCCCTTCATCAGGGACCCCAGGCACAAAGATTTTTAATGTGCTCCTGTAGACTGTGAAGGTTGAATTCATaatgtttcattaaaattttatctcTGATATAAGgggaaaaaattttaaaaagatcTTACGGATGCTGAGTACACCTTACATGGTCAATACTTGCGTGCGTTTAATTGTTTCTCAGACTTTTATTTCCTGATTATGAAATCTTAGCTAGCTTAtactaaaatttgttttataacctAACGATACTGTATACCAAATtttatttagcatatttttgcatattatggtatttttgcatttttagggcatattttagcatttagtatatttttggagcatatttaagatattaaaaactcaggaattacaaaatattaatttgtttcacTCATATACCTGATTATGGGTATTTCAACTCATTTATGAAAAAAGGTAAAAGTAAAAACGTTTAACACTAGTCGTATCAATAGTTACATGtctcatgtttttatttaacttattatttattaattattactttaattttaatttttaatattttttaataccacacatttttgtaaatcattatttattggtaataattgtattatagtataaattatataatacataaaaaaaattaatcatattttaatctttttttttagagcatattttaagggcatattttggtaatttttaggGTATAActgcatacatattttatagatttatagggCATATAATTGTTGGccttagtaattactaatttacaaTAGATACACCGGAGTATTACTCCCGCTGAGCCTTCGTCAcattatattagatttaatttttttgctttataattaattaataaactatctAAATCAGCCTTTATCCCACACTAGTCCTAATCATATTTAGCTGTGAGACACTTGAAACTGACATATatgtttgatatatatatatattttattttaatatttggacATTAGgcttttatcatattaataccaAAATAGTAGCATAGTAGTAAACtactatcaaataatttaaaactatgtgTTTATTTAGGCTAGGAAAACttgtaaaatcatatttcaattgattaggtacaaatataaaatggtatTGATTATGGTAAAACAGAGATATTGCATTACGGTTAtgttacgattatattataaaaatctagtCCTAGTGAGAAATTTAGGACTGGtttccttttaatatattttaacttaatatcaaaattttacCTAAgcgtttattaattatcatgacATTTTGCGGCACACTTATGGAAGTCTCGCAGCACACCAATGTGCTGCGACAGTCTGGTTGGGAAATGCTgatcaaaatagtaaatatagtgAATGTAATAAATTAGGTGCAATTATACCTACCAACTAACTTAGGTaggaactatatttttaatatactattgtctattttcctatttttcctatatttttatttctatttcataTGATAGGTAGTTTACAaaagttatagtaatattatataggtacaattacttaaatatgttatatgattaatgaaaaacaatgtTGAGTGTACTTACCAGGCTTACTTATTGTTATCGactaatatgttataaaagtacaataatgaataattatatcagGCACGTAGCTAGAATTACACAATTAAGATGGCCtcataatcacaataatataaaacacaacaAATATATTGAGTACCGATGAACGATTTCTATTTGGACCATGTTGTTCGAAAATCTAATtgcaaaaaatgcaataaattacAAGCTGTTATGTTCATATTTGTAATCGTCGTGGAATACAGCGtttaagataattatttaataataacaaatatcataatatacaatttttaatatggtttaacttttttactcaattatATGTGCCttgagtattttaataatataatggagtGACCTGTAAATATTTACCCCAGGCCTGAATTACAGCCAGGTACGTGCctgaattatattaaacttatttaaataacgaatatactgtacataatgttgatattaggtattacataattattaattaataaaaagtgggtaagtggatgtcgctctgctgtacagtaggttacaagtgggtcaatgtataatggactgtattaaacttgaattcaatgatataatatcattttataaaaaaacgattctgagcggagacagtttatcagtctggattttttaaattttttattatagcctttaagttgaattaatattataatattataattttttattcgttgctatggtgaAAACAAATCtaaacaaatcgttagaaattaaaataaggtactatatgtagAAGTCTAAGCACTCCTtccggtagaaattttgtatactggatatataaaaaaaaaaaaaaacaccattgtgctcatcgctccgctcagaatctaataatatcaataaatctgTTTGTTCATTGAACAATTGGAAATTAGGAATATTTCATGGAATATTTAGAGCATAATCTTTGAATGTTTAGTGTTTGTTAGTAAgggtattttttttcctagattcACTTACCTTTACTCAGTAAGTATATATAGTTTTACCTCTTACCTACttcttattatcattattcattatcatttatcacgcTACCtattaaactgtatttttttatgtatgttattaaaatatctgaaaaatatgtgtacaataCGATAGTCAGCATACactgtttgttatttaattgatattttaatattcaattatatattttataatatatattagtatttatttagtagTTGAATGattgtatctattatttatatctacttatattattatcctcgtTATTAtcatatcttatatttatatactcttATTATTTTCAGATCCAGAACAGCAAAAGACATTTGTTCGGTTTCATAAATCACTACCTGATGTAAGATGACATATTTCAATTAATAGTATCTGTTTATTCTAGTTTATAATctagtacctattaaataagaaaataaatattaataatttttaattaaaaaaataaccaaccttaaatataggtataaataatatttttataaatgaataggtacatctcatacaataaattagtaaaataaataagtacaacaaatttttaaatacactttaaatatttacacaatgtataacagttaaatatttagtaaaacaaaaaaaaactttaaataaattaaaacaacttataagatattgttaagtatttaaatattttaaacaataggtaataatatttaacatggGTTTCCAGTTATACTTGAAAAGCTTACTCTATCATTAATATTAGTTGCTAACTGTTGAGCTTTGTTTTTCGCATTTTCAATGGTACCTTTAAATTTATCTCCAATTTTTCTCCAAACTGAAGATGGTGTTGTTGGATTTTCTGagaaattatcattatttgaaGTCTGATGATTTTCAATTGTATCTTGTTGTAcaaattttgaatctttttttaatgatttggaAACTATTTCAGATTCTGGCTCTATATATTGTGTGTTTTCATTTACGGTTTTTGAAAAGTGGGACTCTTGTTGACTTGTTTGCACAGGCATGCTTTTTACATTATGGTTAGTTGAATAGGCTGTTTGAACATTACCTTTGTTTATATTCACTGTGCTTTTTGCACCAAGAATTTCATGTTCCAATTGACTTAATTTATCGAACACACTATTATATTTAGAGTTAATAGGTTCATTATTACCTGTTGAGAATTGTCCAGTTTGTGACGACAATTTTGATGATTGAAAGTCTGTATTTCCATATTGTTTTTGGTATATTGGTTTATGTCCGTCAAAATCACTTGTATAGTCAACAGTTTGTTGTCCTTGAAATACTGGATTTTTCATTGATTGATCATGATAGGTTTGATAATTATGATGCACATTTCCTTGGTAACCGTCAACATCAGTTTGTAACTGTTCTGCactacttaaattaatatttttttctattgtgCTTTGACTTTCAAACACTCCTATACTTTGCTGAccaatatatttgttattattcaagTTTTGTTGACCTGGTGCTCTTATATATCCTGTGGCTTGTTGTCCTAGTACCCCTAGATCCAATAATTGTGATGTTCCGccataatttgatttaaaaaattctGATCCTTGAATTTGTTGCCCAGTAATTGGTTGAGAGAAAATTTGTTGACCTGTCCCATATTGTTGACTTGATTTGTCATTTACATTAATGTTCACTGGCTGTTGtcctataaaattatgtttattttcataagatgactcaattttttcaaatttttgactACTTGGTTTTTTTGGTGTATATTGGTTGCTAATGTCTACAGACTGTTGTCCTATTTGAGATGTTGTTGAATATCCAGGTAAGTCTACTGATTGTTGACCAACTTCCTCTTGTGTTTGTGTTGAAAACGACtctattttttcaaattgttgacTACTTGGTTTTTTTGGTGTATATTGGTTGCTAATGTCTACAGACTGTTGTCCTATTTGAGATGTTGTTGAATATCCAGGTAAGTCTACTGATTGTTGACCAACTTCCTCTTGTGTTTGTGTTGAAAACGACtctattttttcaaattgttgacTACTTGGTTTTTTTGGTGTATATTGGTTGCTAATGTCTACAGACTGTTGTCCTATCTGAAATGGCGTTGAATATCCAGGTAAGTCTACTGATTGTTGACCAACTTCCTTTTGGGTTTGTGTTGAAACTGactcaattttttcaaattgtggACTACTTGGTTTTTTTGGTGTATATTGGTTGCTAATATCTACAGACTGTTGTCCTATCTGAGATGGTGTTGAATATCTATGTAAGTCTACTGATTGTTGACCAACTTCCTCTTGGGTTTGTGTTGAAACTGactcaattttttcaaatttttgactACTTGGTTTTTTTGGTGTATATTGGTTGCTAATGTCTACAGACTGTTGTCCTATCTGAAATGGTGTTGAATATCCAGGTAAGTCTACTGATTGTTGACCAACTTCCTTTTGGGTTTGTGTTGAAACTGactcaattttttcaaattgttgacTACTTGGTTTTTTTGGTGTATATTGGTTGCTAATGTCTACAGACTGTTGTCCTATTTGAGATGTTG
Above is a window of Metopolophium dirhodum isolate CAU chromosome 3, ASM1992520v1, whole genome shotgun sequence DNA encoding:
- the LOC132940485 gene encoding uncharacterized protein LOC132940485; the encoded protein is MSLINKPACLTINNDYVTEISDTPNVRKENSEYEIDQIRTDQNKNSVKDLNLLESLRKSISLGKVIQDKPRPTNTNEWLNPATTSITNECTCSAVYNMLVSNTRKENLKNELDQKRKLWNSDRRVMIQDKPGQTNKDEPRSKPATKSIKQATACSTINNIPEPVVDSITNVEKSAMERIRKLRHRLDFPNEPRENLEQMAIKNASPCSIKKYVSVPDVSKPNWRMEYLERDTLRIVKNDVMCVNNVNQFLKTLFR